One part of the Marichromatium purpuratum 984 genome encodes these proteins:
- the dnaJ gene encoding molecular chaperone DnaJ, whose product MSKRDYYEVLGVQRNASEADLKKAFRRLAMKYHPDRNGGPDAEAKFKEAKEAYDVLSDAKKRSAYDQFGHAGVEGGPGGFGGAGDFGGAGSFSDIFGDVFGDIFGGRAGGGGGRRAQRGVDLRYDLSLTLEEAVNGKDVSIRIPTQVDCQFCGGSGAKPGTKPKTCPTCGGVGQVRMQQGFFSIQQTCPECRGTGHVIEEPCEHCRGQGRVQEEKTLSVKIPAGVDTGDRIRLAGEGDRGELGGPPGDLYVQVQVQPHPIFTREDSNLYCQVPIGFVVAALGGELEVPTLDGKVMLKIPAGTQTGKMFRVRGKGVKPVRGGPLGDLICKVVIETPVNLTERQQELLRDFEESVREGGSRHNPQSHSWLDGVKSFFEKMGL is encoded by the coding sequence ATGTCAAAACGCGACTACTACGAAGTCCTCGGTGTTCAGCGCAACGCCAGCGAGGCCGATCTCAAGAAGGCCTTTCGCCGGTTGGCGATGAAGTATCATCCCGACCGCAACGGCGGCCCGGATGCCGAGGCCAAGTTCAAGGAGGCCAAGGAGGCCTACGACGTCCTCAGCGACGCCAAGAAGCGCTCGGCCTACGACCAGTTCGGCCATGCCGGGGTCGAGGGCGGTCCGGGCGGCTTCGGCGGCGCCGGTGACTTCGGCGGCGCCGGCTCCTTCTCCGATATCTTCGGCGACGTCTTCGGCGACATCTTCGGCGGTCGTGCCGGGGGCGGTGGCGGACGCCGTGCCCAGCGCGGCGTCGATCTGCGCTACGACCTCAGCCTGACGCTCGAGGAGGCGGTCAACGGCAAGGATGTCAGCATCCGCATCCCCACCCAGGTCGACTGTCAGTTCTGCGGCGGCAGCGGCGCCAAGCCCGGCACCAAGCCCAAGACCTGTCCCACCTGCGGTGGTGTCGGTCAGGTGCGCATGCAGCAGGGCTTTTTCTCCATCCAGCAGACCTGTCCCGAGTGTCGCGGCACCGGACACGTGATCGAGGAGCCTTGCGAGCACTGTCGTGGCCAGGGCCGGGTGCAGGAGGAGAAGACGCTGTCGGTGAAGATCCCCGCAGGCGTCGACACCGGTGATCGCATCCGCCTCGCCGGCGAGGGCGATCGCGGCGAGCTTGGTGGCCCGCCCGGTGATCTCTACGTCCAGGTGCAGGTGCAGCCGCACCCGATCTTCACCCGCGAGGACAGCAACCTCTACTGCCAGGTGCCGATCGGCTTCGTCGTCGCCGCGCTCGGCGGTGAGCTGGAGGTGCCGACGCTCGACGGCAAGGTGATGCTGAAGATCCCCGCCGGCACCCAGACCGGGAAGATGTTCCGGGTCCGCGGCAAGGGCGTGAAGCCGGTGCGCGGCGGCCCGCTCGGCGATCTCATCTGCAAGGTGGTGATCGAGACCCCGGTCAATCTCACCGAGCGGCAGCAGGAACTGCTGCGGGACTTCGAGGAGAGCGTCCGCGAGGGCGGCTCGCGCCACAATCCGCAGTCGCACTCCTGGCTCGACGGGGTCAAGAGCTTCTTCGAGAAGATGGGGCTCTAG
- the dnaK gene encoding molecular chaperone DnaK, producing the protein MGKIIGIDLGTTNSCVAVMEGDSVKVIENAEGDRTTPSIIAYTNDSEVLVGQSAKRQSVTNPTNTLFAVKRLIGRRFDDSVVSKDKDMVPYKIVKADNGDAWVEVSGKKMAPPEISAKVLQKMKKTAEDYLGAEITEAVITVPAYFNDSQRQATKDAGRIAGLDVKRIINEPTAAALAYGMDKQRGDQKVAVYDLGGGTFDISIIEIAEIEGEHQFEVLSTNGDTFLGGEDFDLRIIDHLVESFKKEQGVDLRNDPLALQRLKEAAEKAKIELSSSQQTDINLPYITADQSGPKHLNLKLTRAKLESLVEELVDRTIAPCRTALKDAGLTAGEIDEVILVGGQTRMPKVQAKVEEFFGKTPRRDVNPDEAVAIGASIQGGVLGGEVKDVLLLDVTPLSLGIETLGGVMTKLIEKNTTIPTSAGQVFSTADDNQTAVTVHVLQGERERAASNKSLGRFDLSDIPPAPRGVPQIEVKFDIDANGILNVSAKDKATGKEQSIVIKASSGLSDDEIERMVKDAEAHAEDDRHFQELVAARNQADTMIHSTRKSMEQLGDKVESGECESIERAIKDLEEAMGGEDKERIEALTKTLGESSAKMAERLYAQNAEATGGEAGAEGGADAQSSGAKGGADDVVDAEFEEVKDDKK; encoded by the coding sequence ATGGGAAAAATCATCGGTATCGACCTCGGCACCACCAACTCCTGCGTGGCGGTGATGGAGGGCGACAGCGTCAAGGTCATCGAGAACGCCGAGGGTGATCGCACCACCCCCTCGATCATCGCCTACACCAACGACAGTGAGGTATTGGTCGGTCAGTCGGCCAAGCGTCAGTCGGTCACCAACCCGACCAACACCCTGTTCGCGGTCAAGCGTCTGATCGGCCGCCGCTTCGACGACTCGGTCGTCAGCAAGGACAAGGACATGGTCCCCTACAAGATCGTCAAGGCCGACAACGGCGACGCCTGGGTCGAGGTCAGCGGCAAGAAGATGGCGCCGCCGGAGATCTCGGCCAAGGTGCTGCAGAAGATGAAGAAGACCGCCGAGGACTATCTCGGCGCCGAGATCACCGAGGCGGTGATCACCGTCCCGGCCTACTTCAACGACTCGCAGCGTCAGGCCACCAAGGACGCCGGTCGCATCGCCGGGCTCGACGTCAAGCGCATCATCAACGAGCCGACCGCCGCGGCCCTGGCCTACGGCATGGACAAGCAGCGCGGTGACCAGAAGGTCGCCGTCTACGACCTCGGCGGCGGCACCTTCGACATCTCGATCATCGAGATCGCCGAGATCGAGGGCGAGCACCAGTTCGAGGTGCTCTCGACCAATGGTGACACCTTCCTCGGTGGCGAGGACTTCGACCTGCGCATCATCGACCACCTGGTCGAGTCCTTCAAGAAGGAGCAGGGCGTCGATCTGCGCAACGATCCGCTGGCGCTGCAGCGTCTCAAGGAGGCCGCCGAGAAGGCCAAGATCGAGCTGTCCTCGAGCCAGCAGACCGACATCAACCTGCCCTACATCACCGCCGACCAGAGCGGTCCCAAGCACCTCAACCTCAAGCTCACCCGCGCCAAGCTCGAGTCGCTGGTCGAGGAGCTGGTCGATCGCACCATCGCGCCCTGCCGTACCGCGCTGAAGGACGCCGGTCTCACCGCCGGCGAGATCGACGAGGTGATCCTGGTCGGTGGCCAGACCCGCATGCCCAAGGTCCAGGCCAAGGTCGAGGAGTTCTTCGGCAAGACCCCGCGCCGTGACGTCAACCCCGACGAAGCGGTGGCCATCGGCGCCTCGATCCAGGGCGGCGTGCTCGGCGGCGAGGTCAAGGACGTGCTGCTGCTCGACGTCACCCCGCTGTCGCTCGGCATCGAGACCCTCGGCGGCGTGATGACCAAGCTCATCGAGAAGAACACCACCATCCCGACCTCCGCCGGTCAGGTGTTCTCCACCGCCGACGACAACCAGACCGCAGTCACCGTGCACGTGCTCCAGGGTGAGCGCGAGCGCGCCGCGAGCAACAAGTCGCTGGGTCGCTTCGACCTCTCCGACATCCCGCCGGCGCCGCGCGGCGTGCCGCAGATCGAGGTCAAGTTCGACATCGACGCCAACGGCATCCTCAACGTCTCGGCCAAGGACAAGGCCACCGGCAAGGAGCAGTCGATCGTCATCAAGGCCTCCTCCGGTCTCTCCGACGACGAGATCGAGCGTATGGTCAAGGACGCCGAGGCCCACGCCGAGGACGACCGTCACTTCCAGGAGCTGGTCGCTGCGCGCAACCAGGCCGACACCATGATCCACTCGACCCGCAAGTCGATGGAGCAGCTCGGTGACAAGGTCGAGAGCGGCGAGTGCGAGTCGATCGAGCGCGCCATCAAGGACCTCGAAGAGGCCATGGGTGGCGAGGACAAGGAGCGCATCGAGGCGCTGACCAAGACCCTCGGCGAGTCCTCGGCGAAGATGGCCGAGCGACTCTATGCCCAGAACGCCGAGGCCACCGGCGGCGAGGCCGGCGCCGAGGGTGGCGCCGACGCCCAGTCGTCCGGCGCCAAGGGCGGTGCCGACGACGTGGTCGACGCCGAGTTCGAAGAAGTCAAAGACGACAAGAAGTGA
- the grpE gene encoding nucleotide exchange factor GrpE, giving the protein MNPEQKRPEQQPEQQGQGDEAVNRAAVSAYAEASAEVEVETPVEDSAPEGEQQVAPDEPAAPSAEELGAALAEARAEAEGLREQLLRVHAEGENLKRRHANELEKAHKFALDGFVRELLGVRDSLELGHQAAQDEAADVAKLREGTELTLKLLGDVMDKFGVAQVDPIDQPFDPEFHQAMSMQPREDVAPNTVVGVIQKGYMLNGRLVRPALVLVSQQPA; this is encoded by the coding sequence ATGAACCCAGAGCAGAAGCGCCCCGAGCAACAGCCCGAGCAGCAGGGCCAGGGCGACGAGGCGGTCAACCGCGCCGCGGTCTCGGCTTACGCCGAGGCCTCGGCCGAGGTCGAGGTCGAGACGCCGGTCGAGGACAGCGCCCCCGAGGGCGAGCAGCAGGTCGCCCCCGACGAGCCGGCGGCGCCGAGCGCCGAGGAACTCGGTGCGGCGCTGGCCGAGGCGCGCGCCGAGGCCGAGGGACTGCGCGAGCAGCTGCTGCGCGTCCACGCCGAGGGCGAGAACCTCAAGCGGCGTCACGCCAACGAGCTGGAGAAGGCGCACAAGTTCGCCCTCGACGGCTTCGTGCGCGAACTGCTGGGGGTGCGCGACAGCCTCGAGCTGGGGCACCAGGCGGCGCAGGACGAGGCGGCCGACGTCGCCAAGCTGCGCGAGGGCACGGAGCTGACACTGAAGCTGCTCGGCGACGTGATGGACAAGTTCGGAGTGGCGCAGGTCGATCCGATCGATCAGCCCTTCGACCCCGAGTTCCATCAGGCGATGTCGATGCAGCCGCGCGAGGACGTCGCGCCGAACACCGTGGTGGGGGTGATCCAGAAGGGCTACATGCTCAACGGCCGACTGGTGCGTCCGGCACTGGTGCTGGTCTCCCAGCAGCCCGCCTGA
- the hrcA gene encoding heat-inducible transcriptional repressor HrcA, whose translation MAGETRQFESPVSERALLFLKALVERYIRDGQPVGSRTLAKDTGLDLSPATVRNVMADLEDLGLLISPHTSAGRVPTAAGYRLFVDSLLTVSPPSARDIASLRSTFVPGMDAKSLVETASNLLSGVTHLAGVVMLPRHERNAFRQIELVPLSDTRVLAILITTEGEVHNRIINTDRRFSPAQLEQSANYLNQMFTGQDINEVRRRLLEDLKRTHENMDQLMMQAAVLAHRVVEDADRKDDCYIAGQTNLMEFGELSSMDRLKQLFEAFNEKREILHILDRCIAADGVQIFIGEESGYALLDDCSVVSTTYRVEGEVVGVLGVIGPTRMDYQRVIPIVDVTARLLAAALRQN comes from the coding sequence TTGGCAGGCGAGACGCGACAGTTCGAATCCCCGGTGAGCGAGCGGGCGCTGCTGTTCCTGAAGGCGTTGGTCGAGCGCTACATCAGGGACGGTCAGCCGGTCGGCTCCCGGACCCTGGCCAAGGATACCGGTCTCGATCTCAGTCCGGCGACGGTGCGCAACGTGATGGCCGATCTCGAGGACCTGGGGCTGCTGATCTCGCCCCACACCTCGGCCGGGCGGGTGCCGACGGCGGCCGGGTATCGACTGTTCGTCGACTCGCTGCTGACGGTCAGTCCGCCCTCGGCGCGCGACATCGCCTCGCTGCGCAGCACCTTCGTGCCGGGGATGGATGCCAAGTCGCTGGTGGAGACCGCCTCCAACCTGCTCTCCGGGGTCACCCATCTGGCCGGGGTGGTGATGCTGCCGCGTCACGAGCGCAACGCCTTTCGCCAGATCGAGCTGGTGCCGCTGTCCGACACCCGGGTGCTGGCGATCCTGATCACCACCGAGGGTGAGGTCCACAACCGCATCATCAACACCGATCGTCGCTTCTCACCCGCGCAGCTCGAGCAGTCGGCCAACTATCTCAATCAGATGTTCACCGGACAGGACATCAACGAGGTGCGCCGACGACTGCTCGAGGATCTCAAGCGCACCCACGAGAACATGGACCAGTTGATGATGCAGGCGGCGGTGCTCGCCCATCGGGTGGTGGAGGATGCCGATCGCAAGGACGACTGCTACATCGCCGGGCAGACCAATCTGATGGAGTTCGGTGAACTCTCCAGCATGGACCGGCTCAAGCAGCTGTTCGAGGCCTTCAATGAGAAGCGCGAGATCCTCCACATCCTCGATCGCTGCATCGCCGCCGACGGGGTGCAGATCTTCATCGGCGAGGAGTCGGGCTACGCGCTGCTCGACGACTGCAGCGTGGTCTCCACCACCTATCGGGTCGAGGGCGAGGTGGTCGGCGTGCTGGGGGTGATCGGCCCGACCCGCATGGACTACCAGCGGGTGATCCCGATCGTCGATGTCACGGCGCGGCTGCTGGCTGCGGCGTTGCGTCAGAATTAG
- a CDS encoding NAD(+) kinase, whose translation MAHFQTIGIIGKQGDPDKARSTLCTLCAYLRAHALEVLLDAESAHLLDAPVGAARPLDELGERCDLVIVVGGDGTLLHAARVLAAHDVPLVGINLGRLGFLADVSPEEIGSVLERILEGEYKTDSRAMLEARIHCDQTPPRRSCALNDVVIHKWNTARMIEFETYVDGVFVNAQRSDGLIIATPTGSTAYALSGGGPLIDPGLEAIVLVPICPHDLAHRPLVLPADRRIEVRVGPLELGHVQVTCDGQDELQLPPGATIEITRHPERVTLLHPLGQDHYQILRAKLGWGGRTQTRRA comes from the coding sequence ATGGCGCATTTCCAGACCATCGGCATCATCGGCAAGCAAGGCGATCCCGACAAGGCACGCAGCACCCTTTGCACCCTCTGCGCCTATCTGCGCGCGCACGCGCTCGAGGTGCTGCTCGACGCCGAGAGCGCCCATCTGCTCGATGCCCCCGTCGGCGCCGCGCGCCCGCTCGACGAACTCGGCGAGCGCTGCGACCTGGTGATCGTAGTCGGCGGCGACGGCACCCTGCTGCACGCCGCGCGCGTGCTCGCCGCGCACGACGTGCCCCTGGTCGGGATCAACCTCGGGCGCCTCGGCTTCCTCGCCGACGTCTCGCCCGAGGAGATCGGCTCGGTGCTCGAGCGCATCCTCGAGGGTGAGTACAAGACCGACTCGCGCGCCATGCTCGAGGCGCGCATCCACTGCGACCAGACCCCGCCGCGCCGCTCCTGCGCGCTCAACGACGTGGTCATCCACAAGTGGAACACCGCGCGGATGATCGAGTTCGAGACCTATGTCGACGGTGTCTTCGTCAACGCCCAGCGCTCCGACGGGCTGATCATCGCCACCCCCACCGGCTCGACCGCCTACGCCCTCTCCGGCGGCGGTCCGCTGATCGACCCCGGACTCGAGGCCATCGTGCTGGTGCCGATCTGCCCTCACGACCTCGCCCACCGCCCGCTGGTGCTGCCCGCCGATCGACGCATCGAGGTGCGCGTCGGCCCGCTCGAGCTGGGACACGTCCAGGTCACCTGCGACGGTCAGGACGAGCTGCAGCTGCCGCCCGGGGCAACGATCGAGATCACCCGCCACCCCGAGCGCGTCACCCTGCTCCATCCCCTGGGGCAGGATCACTACCAGATCCTCCGCGCCAAGCTCGGCTGGGGCGGACGCACCCAGACCCGGCGGGCATGA
- the recN gene encoding DNA repair protein RecN, with translation MLTHLMVRDLAIVSAVELEFEAAMSALTGETGAGKSILIDALGLALGDKAEATMIRPGRERAEIVAEFDLSATPAAREWLRAHELESDEDTCILRRLLVAKGRSRAYVNGHPITAAQLRALGELLVDIHGQHAHQSLLRAEAQRDLLDAYGGHRALAEQVAADFRAYRDHARALERAEQEAQSRAERLELLRFQVEELEAAAIDSQELEQLDGEQRRLSHLEQLQSGAGAVLQGLAEGEPTICDQLAGVLAEIEDLAAIDPALGEARELLETASIHAGEAAAALRHYLDGLELDPDALATVEARLEQLQALARKHRIFPAQLPEYLAERRAELDALEQATIVLAGLAEAREAAWGRYLQGAETLGAARATAATRLEKTLSTALGELGMAGGRFAVTLEKLPTERATAGGLERITFMVSANPGQPLQPLARVASGGELSRIGLAIQVATAACGRIPTLVFDEVDVGIGGGVAEIVGRLLRRLGTERQVLCVTHLPQVAAQAHRQLRVRKERREGETHTRIEPLDESARIEEIARMLGGTEITRRTRDHASEMLDRAATTPPS, from the coding sequence ATGTTGACCCATCTCATGGTCCGGGACCTGGCCATCGTCAGCGCCGTCGAGCTGGAGTTCGAGGCCGCGATGAGCGCGCTCACCGGCGAGACCGGCGCCGGCAAGTCGATCCTCATCGACGCCCTCGGTCTCGCCCTCGGCGACAAGGCCGAGGCGACGATGATCCGCCCCGGTCGCGAACGTGCGGAGATCGTCGCCGAATTCGACCTCTCGGCGACGCCTGCGGCACGTGAGTGGCTGCGCGCCCACGAACTCGAGAGCGACGAGGACACCTGCATCCTGCGCCGCCTGCTGGTGGCCAAGGGACGCTCGCGGGCCTATGTCAACGGTCATCCCATCACCGCCGCGCAGCTGCGCGCGCTCGGCGAGCTGCTGGTCGACATCCACGGCCAGCACGCCCACCAGTCGCTGCTGCGCGCCGAGGCCCAGCGCGACCTGCTCGACGCCTATGGCGGACACCGCGCGCTCGCCGAGCAGGTCGCCGCCGACTTCCGCGCCTATCGCGACCACGCCCGCGCCCTCGAGCGCGCCGAGCAGGAGGCGCAGAGCCGCGCCGAGCGGCTCGAGCTGCTGCGCTTCCAGGTCGAGGAGCTGGAGGCGGCGGCGATCGACAGCCAGGAACTCGAGCAGCTCGACGGCGAGCAGCGCCGTCTCAGTCATCTCGAACAGCTCCAGAGCGGGGCGGGCGCCGTGCTCCAGGGACTGGCCGAGGGCGAGCCGACGATCTGCGACCAGCTCGCCGGCGTGCTCGCCGAGATCGAGGACCTCGCCGCCATCGACCCGGCGCTCGGCGAGGCCCGCGAACTGTTGGAGACGGCGAGCATCCACGCCGGCGAGGCCGCCGCGGCGCTGCGTCACTATCTCGACGGGTTGGAACTCGACCCCGACGCCCTGGCCACGGTCGAGGCCCGGCTCGAACAGCTCCAGGCGCTGGCGCGCAAGCATCGCATCTTTCCCGCTCAACTGCCCGAATACCTCGCCGAGCGTCGTGCCGAACTCGACGCACTCGAACAGGCCACGATCGTGCTCGCCGGACTGGCCGAGGCGCGCGAGGCGGCCTGGGGGCGTTATCTCCAGGGCGCCGAGACCCTGGGCGCGGCGCGCGCCACGGCCGCCACGCGCCTCGAGAAGACCCTGAGCACGGCGCTGGGCGAACTCGGCATGGCCGGCGGTCGCTTCGCCGTCACGCTCGAGAAGCTGCCCACCGAGCGCGCCACGGCCGGCGGACTGGAGCGGATCACCTTCATGGTCAGCGCCAACCCCGGCCAGCCGCTGCAGCCGCTCGCCCGGGTCGCCTCCGGGGGCGAACTCTCGCGCATCGGGCTGGCCATCCAGGTCGCCACCGCCGCCTGCGGGCGCATCCCCACGCTGGTGTTCGACGAGGTCGACGTCGGCATCGGCGGCGGCGTGGCCGAGATCGTCGGTCGGCTGTTGCGCCGACTCGGCACCGAGCGCCAGGTACTCTGCGTCACCCACCTGCCCCAGGTCGCCGCCCAGGCTCACCGCCAGCTGCGGGTGCGCAAGGAGCGGCGCGAGGGCGAGACCCACACCCGGATCGAGCCGCTCGACGAGTCGGCGCGCATCGAGGAGATCGCACGCATGCTCGGCGGCACCGAGATCACCCGTCGCACCCGCGACCACGCCAGCGAGATGCTCGACCGCGCCGCCACCACGCCTCCGTCCTGA
- a CDS encoding response regulator yields MNVRTRFAGGLIAILIVDLAVGLYGFHLHKQAADRESEIRARSSQIVTTALTAQVSFKTQVQEWKNILLRGQDPDLYQRYLAQFEQEETETRAAVARLLELLREHDPRVRASAERFLAAHLRLGTAYRAALDHYRAEDPAAQLIVDRDVRGIDREPTELIDRLVAEARTHERIQIAAIDHQTRVAEFQVLALVLGVMSVAVAALIWLLDRTIGQPIATATAIARRVSAGDFSTQIQVSGNDEHAQMLHALKHMQENLANSQEHLRQSEARFRLLLESTGEGIYGVDTQGRCTFCNPAGARMLGYDAPQALHGRDMHQTLHHSHLDASPYAACDCRAARTHRDGTPARVDDEVFWRADGTSIPVEYHANPIYRDGSLVGAVVTFADISARKRAEQALRNAHQALAEERALLAERVLERTAELDRANVELARSARAKDEFLAAMSHELRTPLTSILGLSETIGDTLLGPLTAQQARAVHTIHENGAHLLELINDILDMSRVASGQMQLRWDQIPVNQLWEASLRLIGPAAKRKSITIATDIDPAVRLVQGDSRRLKQMLVNLLGNAVKFTPEGGRIGLEVRADATQGEVHVCVWDTGVGIAPEQRERLFQPFVQLDSRPSRQYDGSGLGLALAAGMAELHHGRIEVESEPGAGSRFDIVLPWDPAAQEAGDQPGAHAASDDETAEADALGQVQVLLVEDNESNQEMIATYLRIRGCAVATARSGKAALAQARAHRPDVILMDVQIPGMDGLETTRRLREAPALRRTPIIALTALAMPGDREQCLDAGMDDYLSKPLGLKELYNTLTGWVRRTRES; encoded by the coding sequence ATGAACGTACGCACACGCTTCGCCGGCGGACTCATCGCCATCCTCATCGTCGACCTCGCCGTCGGACTCTACGGTTTCCATCTCCACAAGCAGGCCGCCGACCGCGAGTCCGAGATCCGCGCCCGCAGCTCGCAGATCGTCACCACCGCGCTCACCGCCCAGGTCAGCTTCAAGACCCAGGTCCAGGAGTGGAAGAACATCCTGCTGCGCGGCCAGGACCCCGATCTCTACCAGCGCTATCTGGCGCAGTTCGAGCAGGAGGAGACCGAGACCCGCGCCGCCGTCGCCCGGCTGCTCGAGCTGCTGCGCGAGCACGACCCGCGGGTGCGCGCCAGCGCCGAGCGCTTCCTCGCCGCCCACCTGCGCCTCGGCACGGCCTATCGCGCCGCGCTCGATCACTATCGCGCCGAGGACCCGGCCGCCCAGCTCATCGTCGACCGCGACGTGCGCGGCATCGACCGCGAACCGACCGAGCTGATCGACCGCCTGGTGGCCGAGGCGCGCACCCACGAGCGCATCCAGATCGCCGCCATCGACCACCAGACACGCGTCGCCGAGTTCCAGGTCCTGGCGCTGGTGCTCGGGGTGATGAGCGTGGCCGTGGCGGCGCTGATCTGGTTGCTCGATCGCACCATCGGTCAGCCCATCGCCACCGCCACGGCAATCGCCCGGCGGGTCAGTGCCGGCGACTTCTCCACCCAGATCCAGGTCAGCGGCAACGACGAGCACGCGCAGATGCTCCATGCCCTCAAGCACATGCAGGAGAATCTCGCCAACTCCCAGGAGCACCTGCGCCAGAGCGAGGCGCGCTTTCGCCTGCTGCTCGAATCCACCGGCGAGGGTATCTACGGCGTCGACACCCAGGGCCGTTGCACCTTCTGCAACCCCGCCGGCGCACGCATGCTCGGCTATGACGCGCCGCAGGCGCTGCACGGACGCGACATGCACCAGACCCTGCACCACTCACACCTCGATGCCAGCCCCTATGCCGCCTGCGACTGCAGGGCCGCACGCACCCACCGCGACGGCACCCCGGCGCGGGTCGACGACGAGGTGTTCTGGCGCGCCGACGGCACCAGCATCCCGGTCGAGTACCACGCCAACCCGATCTATCGCGACGGCAGCCTGGTCGGCGCGGTGGTCACCTTCGCCGACATCTCCGCGCGCAAGCGCGCCGAGCAGGCGCTGCGCAACGCCCATCAGGCGCTCGCCGAGGAGCGCGCACTGCTCGCCGAGCGGGTGCTCGAGCGCACCGCCGAACTCGATCGCGCCAATGTCGAGCTGGCGCGCAGCGCGCGCGCCAAGGACGAGTTCCTCGCCGCGATGAGCCACGAGCTGCGCACCCCGCTGACCTCCATCCTCGGACTCTCCGAGACCATCGGCGACACCCTGCTCGGGCCGCTCACCGCGCAACAGGCACGCGCCGTCCATACCATCCATGAGAACGGCGCCCATCTCCTCGAGCTGATCAACGACATCCTCGACATGTCGCGGGTGGCCTCGGGACAGATGCAGCTGCGCTGGGACCAGATCCCGGTCAACCAGCTGTGGGAGGCGAGCCTGCGGCTGATCGGCCCGGCGGCCAAGCGCAAGTCGATCACCATCGCCACCGACATCGACCCGGCGGTGCGACTGGTCCAGGGCGACAGCCGCCGGCTCAAGCAGATGCTGGTCAACCTCCTCGGCAACGCCGTCAAGTTCACCCCGGAGGGCGGCCGCATCGGTCTCGAGGTGCGCGCCGACGCCACCCAGGGCGAGGTCCATGTCTGCGTCTGGGACACCGGCGTCGGCATCGCCCCGGAGCAGCGCGAGCGCCTCTTCCAGCCCTTCGTCCAGCTCGACAGCCGACCCTCGCGCCAGTACGACGGCAGCGGGCTGGGGCTGGCGCTCGCCGCGGGCATGGCCGAGCTGCACCACGGGCGCATCGAGGTCGAGAGCGAACCCGGCGCCGGCAGTCGCTTCGACATCGTGCTGCCCTGGGACCCGGCGGCGCAGGAGGCCGGCGACCAACCCGGGGCCCATGCGGCAAGCGACGACGAGACCGCAGAGGCAGACGCGCTCGGCCAGGTCCAGGTGCTGTTGGTCGAGGACAACGAGAGCAACCAGGAGATGATCGCCACCTATCTGCGCATCCGTGGCTGCGCGGTCGCCACCGCCCGTAGCGGCAAGGCGGCGCTGGCGCAGGCACGCGCGCACCGACCGGACGTGATCCTGATGGACGTGCAGATCCCCGGCATGGACGGACTCGAGACCACCCGGCGACTGCGCGAGGCGCCGGCGCTGCGGCGCACCCCGATCATCGCCCTCACCGCGCTGGCGATGCCCGGTGATCGCGAACAGTGCCTCGACGCCGGGATGGACGATTATCTGAGCAAGCCGCTCGGACTCAAGGAACTCTACAACACCCTCACCGGCTGGGTGCGACGCACCCGCGAGAGCTGA